The Equus caballus isolate H_3958 breed thoroughbred chromosome 12, TB-T2T, whole genome shotgun sequence genome contains a region encoding:
- the CCDC88B gene encoding coiled-coil domain-containing protein 88B isoform X2, producing the protein MDGGKGPRLRDFLSGSLATWALGLAGLVGEAEEPEEEEEEEGERPLCPEKRFLRLSDGALLLRVLGIIAPTSRGDPRMIRGHGGPAAWRVRNLNQLWCRLRDFYQEELQLLILSPPPDFQTLGFDPFSEEAVEELEGILRLLLGASVQCEHRELFIRHIQGLSLEVQSELAAAIQEVTQPGAGMVLALAGPEPGELAPPELEMLSRSLMGTLLRLARERDVGAQRLAELLLERDSAPLLPEAPSRTAPEGPSHHLALQLANSKAQLRRLRQELEEKAELLLDSQAEVQGLEAEIRRLRQEAQALSGQAKRAELYREEAEALRERVGRLPRLQEELRRCRERLQAAEACKGQLEEERVLSGALEASKALLEEQLEAAQERCARLHETQRENLLLRTRLGEAHVEVDSLRHQVDQLAEENVELELELQRSLEPHPGSPGEAPLPGVTLSLHDEVREAEAGRLRTLERENQELRGLLRVLQGQPRGQPPLLEEQSEDSMDPELDAAPQSCPGSDHGPEGLVGQGGDEGPQALDLAPPASDSALEGLAECPQASDSDPLVMERPLQTAAMAPQTPDLTPQESGPAAETQEYLEKAGCGAPLQTPASVAPPQGPEMEVQAQLLLGGETEELVPEAQGPRQEGKPGPSDPSLCVQLEEQETSGLGLDLPQEQREAGEQEQRLEGTVGDPAQPRPQQKQEGAPEAQAWEGPIPEEMLVSRVTEQEALKEEVVRRRREAEALRAELEAQARRLEARGAEAARLSEELARAQRAEAEAHREAEAQAQEQARLREAVEAAGRELEAASREREALAEALAAAGRERRQWEREGPRLRARAEAAEARLHVLEGEGRGHLEEAERERQQKEALQEELEKAVVRGQELGTRLECLQKELEHAALERQEFLREQKFQHERYQGLEQRLEAELRAAATSKEEALMELKSRALQLEEELFQLRQGPVGPGPKDRGEPRSVEAQRGRLIEVERSNATLVAEKAALQGQLQHLEGQLGSLQGRAQELLLQSQRAQEHSSRLQAEKSVLEVQGQELHRKLGVLEEEVRAARQSQEEARGQQQALLRDHEALTQLQRRQEAELEGLLARHRDLKANMRALELAHRELQGRHEQLQAQRANVEAQELALLAERERLVQDGHRQRGLEEELRRLQSEHDRAQTLLAEVSRERGELQGERGELRSRLARLELERAQLEVQSQRLRESNQQLDLSACRLTTQCELLTELRSAQEEENRQLLAEVQALSRENRELLERSLESRDHLHREQREYLDQLNALRREKQKLVEKIMDQYRVLEPVPLPRTKKGSWLADKVKRLMRPRREGGPHGGLRLGADGSGSTESLGGPPELELSEGREANGTGSPSLAPMRRAQSSLCLRDETLAGGQRRKLSSRFPVARSSESFSPGDTPRQRFRQRRPGPLGAPSSHGKGPGVGWDGSIETLAEHEADANREGLEVQEPEKRPLTPSLSQ; encoded by the exons ATGGATGGGGGCAAGGGGCCCAGACTCAGAGACTTCCTGAGTGGGAGCCTGGCCACCTGG GCCCTCGGActggctgggctggtgggggaggcgGAAgagccagaggaggaagaggaggaggaaggagagaggccccTTTGTCCGGAGAAGAGGTTCTTGCGTCTCAGCGATGGCGCCCTGCTCCTCCGGGTGCTGGGCATCAT TGCCCCTACTTCCCGAGGGGACCCTCGGATGATCAGGGGCCACGGTGGTCCCGCAGCCTGGCGGGTGCGGAACCTGAACCAGCTGTGGTGCCGACTACGGGACTTCTACCAG GAGGAGCTGCAGCTGCTGATCCTGTCGCCACCCCCAGACTTCCAGACGTTGGGATTTGACCCCTTCTCAG AGGAGGCGGTGGAGGAGCTGGAAGGCATCCTTCGGCTGTTGCTGGGGGCGTCAGTGCag TGTGAGCACCGTGAGCTCTTCATCCGGCACATCCAGGGCCTCAGCCTCGAGGTCCAGAGTGAGCTGGCTGCTGCCATCCAGGAG GTGACCCAGCCCGGGGCGGGCATGGTGCTGGCCCTGGCTGGGCCTGAGCCTGGGGAGCTGGCACCTCCGGAGCTGGAGATGCTGTCCCGGAGCCTGATGGGGACACTACTGAGACTGGCGAGGGAGCGTGATGTGGGGGCCCAG CGGTTGGCTGAACTGCTGCTGGAGCGAGACTCGGCCCCCTTATTGCCTGAGGCTCCTTCTAGGACTGCCCCGGAGGGCCCGTCACACCACCTGGCCCTGCAGCTGGCCAACAGCAAGGCACAGCTGCGGCGCCTGCGGCAGGAGCT GGAGGAGAAGGCCGAGCTGCTGCTAGACTCCCAGGCGGAGGTGCAGGGCTTGGAGGCTGAAATTCGCAGGCTCCGCCAGGAG GCCCAGGCGCTGTCGGGACAGGCCAAGCGGGCCGAGCTGTACCGCGAGGAGGCGGAGGCGCTGCGGGAGCGGGTGGGCCGCCTGCcccgcctgcaggaggagctgcgGCGCTGCCGCGAGCGGCTGCAGGCGGCCGAGGCCTGCAAGGGCCAGCTAGAG GAGGAGCGGGTGCTCTCAGGGGCTCTGGAGGCCTCGAAGGCGCTgctggaggagcagctggaggccGCTCAGGAGCGCTGTGCTCGGCTGCATGAGACTCAGCGCGAGAACCTGCTGCTGCGGACCCGGCTGGGGGAGGCCCACGTG GAGGTGGACTCTCTGCGGCATCAGGTGGACCAGCTGGCAGAGGAGAACGTGGAGCTGGAACTGGAGCTTCAGCGGAGCCTGGAGCCCCACCCAGGCTCTCCTGGGGAGG CACCCCTGCCAGGAGTGACCCTCTCGCTGCATGATGaagtgagggaggcagaggctgggcgGCTGCGGACCCTGGAGCGGGAGAACCAGGAACTCCGAGGCCTGCTACGGGTGCTGCAGGGGCAGCCAAGGGGCCAG CCCCCCCTGCTGGAGGAGCAGAGTGAGGACTCCATGGATCCAGAGCTGGATGCTGCTCCCCAGTCTTGTCCGGGCTCAGACCACGGCCCCGAGGGCTTGGTTGGCCAGGGAGGGGATGAAGGCCCCcaggccttggacctggctcccCCGGCATCAGACTCAGCCCTCGAGGGCTTAGCCGAGTGTCCCCAGGCATCTGATTCGGACCCACTGGTGATGGAGAGGCCCCTCCAGACAGCTGCCATGGCCCCCCAGACCCCAGACTTGACGCCCCAGGAGTCAGGCCCCGCTGCAGAGACACAGGAGTACCTGGAGAAGGCTGGCTGTGGAGCTCCTCTCCAGACCCCTGCCTCTGTGGCCCCACCTCAGGGTCCAGAGATGGAAGTTCAGGCCCAGCTGTTGCTGGGAGGAGAGACTGAGGAGTTGGTGCCCGAAGCCCAGGGGCCGAGACAGGAGGGCAAGCCCGGCCCCTCGGACCCCAGCCTCTGTGTGCAGTTGGAGGAGCAGGAGACCTCAGGCCTGGGGCTGGACCTACCCCAGGAGCAAAGAGAGGCCGGAGAGCAGGAACAGAGGCTGGAGGGGACAGTTGGAGACCCAGCCCAGCCAAGAccacagcagaagcaggaaggggcccctgaggcccaggcctgggaggggccGATCCCGGAGGAGATGTTGGTCAGTCGTGTCACAGAGCAGGAGGCCCTCAAGGAGGAGGTGGTGCGGCGAAGGAGAGAGGCCGAGGCCCTGCGAGCTGAGCTGGAGGCCCAGGCCCGGAGGCTGGAGGCCCGAGGCGCGGAGGCCGCCCGCCTCTCCGAGGAGCTGGCTCGGGCGCAGAGGGCAGAGGCCGAGGCCCACCGGGAGGCGGAGGCTCAGGCCCAGGAGCAGGCCCGGCTGCGGGAGGCCGTGGAGGCGGCTGGCCGAGAGCTGGAGGCCGCCTCTCGGGAGCGTGAGGCGCTGGCCGAGGCGCTGGCCGCTGCGGGCCGCGAGCGGAGGCAGTGGGAGCGCGAGGGGCCCCGGCTGCGGGCCCGGGCCGAGGCCGCCGAGGCGCGGCTGCATGTGCTGGAGGGCGAGGGCCGCGGGCACCTGGAGGAGGCTGAGCGGGAGCGCCAGCAGAAGGAGGCTCTCCAGGAG GAGCTGGAGAAGGCCGTGGTGcggggccaggagctggggacccGGCTGGAGTGTCTGCAGAAAGAGCTGGAACATGCGGCTCTGGAGCGCCAGGAATTTCTGCGGGAACAAAAGTTCCAGCACGAGAG GTACCAGGGCCTGGAGCAGCGGCTGGAAGCTGAGCTGCGGGCGGCCGCCACCAGCAAGGAGGAGGCGCTGATGGAACTCAAGTCGAGGGCCCTGCAGTTGGAAGAGGAGCTGTTCCAG CTGCGCCAGGGCCCTGTGGGGCCGGGGCCCAAGGATCGTGGTGAGCCGAGGAGCGTGGAGGCCCAGAGGGGGCGGCTCATCGAGGTGGAGCGCAGC AATGCAACGCTGGTGGCCGAGAAGGCGGCTCTGCAGGGGCAGCTGCAGCACCTGGAGGGGCAGCTGGGCAGCCTGCAGGGGCGGGCCCAGGAGCTGCTGCTACAGAGCCAGCGGGCGCAGGAGCACAGCAGCCGCCTGCAG GCCGAgaagtctgtcctggaggtacaGGGCCAGGAGCTGCACAGGAAGCTGGGggtgctggaggaggaggtgcGGGCGGCCCGCCAGTCCCAGGAGGAGGCCCGAGGGCAGCAGCAGGCCCTGCTGCGGGACCACGAGGCCCTGACTCAGCTGCAGCGGCGGCAGGAGGCTGAGCTGGAAGGGCTGCTGGCCCGGCACCGCGACCTCAAGGCCAACATGCGGGCATTGGAGCTGGCCCACCGGGAGCTGCAGGGCCG GCATGAGCAGCTGCAGGCCCAGAGGGCCAACGTGGAGGCCCAGGAGCTGGCCCTGCTGGCAGAGCGTGAGCGCCTGGTGCAGGATGGGCATCGGCAGcggggcctggaggaggagctgagaaggCTGCAGAGTGAGCACGACAG AGCTCAGACGCTGCTGGCGGAGGTGTCACGGGAGCGAGGGGAGCTGCAGGGTGAGCGCGGGGAGCTCCGGAGCCGGCTGGCCCGGCTGGAGCTGGAGCGGGCACAGCTGGAGGTGCAGAGCCAGCGACTGCGCGAGTCCAACCAGCAGCTGGACCTGAGCGCCTGCCGGCTGACCACGCAGTGCGAG CTGCTGACGGAGCTGCGGAGCGCCCAGGAAGAGGAGAACCGGCAGCTGCTGGCCGAGGTGCAGGCCCTGAGCCGGGAAAACCGGGAGCTCCTGGAGCGCAGCCTGGAGAGCCGGGACCACCTGCACCGCGAGCAGCGCGAGTACCT gGACCAGCTCAATGCCCTGCGCCGCGAGAAGCAGAAGCTGGTGGAGAAGATCATGGACCAGTACCGCGTGCTGGAGCCGGTGCCCCTGCCCCGGACCAA GAAGGGCAGCTGGCTGGCAGACAAGGTGAAGAGGCTGATGCGGCCCCGGCGGGAGGGGGGCCCCCATGGGGGGCTGCGCCTGGGGGCCGATGGGTCTGGCAGCACCGAGAGCCTGGGGGGCCCCCCAGAGCTGGAGCTCTCCGAGGGCAGGGAGGCGAATGGGACAG GGTCCCCATCACTGGCACCCATGCGCCGGGCCCAGAGCTCCCTCTGCCTGCGGGACGAGACCCTGGCAGGTGGGCAGCGGCGAAAGCTCAGCTCACGATTCCCTGTGGCACGAAGCTCTGAGTCATTCAGCCCCGGGGATACCCCCCGGCAGAGGTTCCGACAGCGCCGACCAGGCCCTCTGGGGGCCCCCAGCTCCCATGGCAAAG GACCCGGCGTGGGATGGGATGGCTCCATCGAGACCCTGGCGGAACACGAAGCAGATGCCAACCGAGAGG GCCTCGAGGTGCAGGAACCGGAGAAACGTCCTCTCACCCCTTCCCTCAGCCAGTGA
- the CCDC88B gene encoding coiled-coil domain-containing protein 88B isoform X1, translating to MDGGKGPRLRDFLSGSLATWALGLAGLVGEAEEPEEEEEEEGERPLCPEKRFLRLSDGALLLRVLGIIAPTSRGDPRMIRGHGGPAAWRVRNLNQLWCRLRDFYQEELQLLILSPPPDFQTLGFDPFSEEAVEELEGILRLLLGASVQCEHRELFIRHIQGLSLEVQSELAAAIQEVTQPGAGMVLALAGPEPGELAPPELEMLSRSLMGTLLRLARERDVGAQRLAELLLERDSAPLLPEAPSRTAPEGPSHHLALQLANSKAQLRRLRQELEEKAELLLDSQAEVQGLEAEIRRLRQEAQALSGQAKRAELYREEAEALRERVGRLPRLQEELRRCRERLQAAEACKGQLEEERVLSGALEASKALLEEQLEAAQERCARLHETQRENLLLRTRLGEAHVEVDSLRHQVDQLAEENVELELELQRSLEPHPGSPGEAPLPGVTLSLHDEVREAEAGRLRTLERENQELRGLLRVLQGQPRGQPPLLEEQSEDSMDPELDAAPQSCPGSDHGPEGLVGQGGDEGPQALDLAPPASDSALEGLAECPQASDSDPLVMERPLQTAAMAPQTPDLTPQESGPAAETQEYLEKAGCGAPLQTPASVAPPQGPEMEVQAQLLLGGETEELVPEAQGPRQEGKPGPSDPSLCVQLEEQETSGLGLDLPQEQREAGEQEQRLEGTVGDPAQPRPQQKQEGAPEAQAWEGPIPEEMLVSRVTEQEALKEEVVRRRREAEALRAELEAQARRLEARGAEAARLSEELARAQRAEAEAHREAEAQAQEQARLREAVEAAGRELEAASREREALAEALAAAGRERRQWEREGPRLRARAEAAEARLHVLEGEGRGHLEEAERERQQKEALQEELEKAVVRGQELGTRLECLQKELEHAALERQEFLREQKFQHERYQGLEQRLEAELRAAATSKEEALMELKSRALQLEEELFQLRQGPVGPGPKDRGEPRSVEAQRGRLIEVERSNATLVAEKAALQGQLQHLEGQLGSLQGRAQELLLQSQRAQEHSSRLQAEKSVLEVQGQELHRKLGVLEEEVRAARQSQEEARGQQQALLRDHEALTQLQRRQEAELEGLLARHRDLKANMRALELAHRELQGRHEQLQAQRANVEAQELALLAERERLVQDGHRQRGLEEELRRLQSEHDRAQTLLAEVSRERGELQGERGELRSRLARLELERAQLEVQSQRLRESNQQLDLSACRLTTQCELLTELRSAQEEENRQLLAEVQALSRENRELLERSLESRDHLHREQREYLDQLNALRREKQKLVEKIMDQYRVLEPVPLPRTKKGSWLADKGPHHWHPCAGPRAPSACGTRPWQVGSGESSAHDSLWHEALSHSAPGIPPGRGSDSADQALWGPPAPMAKDPAWDGMAPSRPWRNTKQMPTERASRCRNRRNVLSPLPSASDAMWMGRPAGQSSHRCSLSGDPRQPKNLGSQGTRGKSWDKEAWAPGSCAACTGARRWSRDELEDRGHGRPPRAAPCWGSGSATRPTLRRQSLGDPPAEGGRPEWAREPPARSRWGVKDHDLRTVAWDPL from the exons ATGGATGGGGGCAAGGGGCCCAGACTCAGAGACTTCCTGAGTGGGAGCCTGGCCACCTGG GCCCTCGGActggctgggctggtgggggaggcgGAAgagccagaggaggaagaggaggaggaaggagagaggccccTTTGTCCGGAGAAGAGGTTCTTGCGTCTCAGCGATGGCGCCCTGCTCCTCCGGGTGCTGGGCATCAT TGCCCCTACTTCCCGAGGGGACCCTCGGATGATCAGGGGCCACGGTGGTCCCGCAGCCTGGCGGGTGCGGAACCTGAACCAGCTGTGGTGCCGACTACGGGACTTCTACCAG GAGGAGCTGCAGCTGCTGATCCTGTCGCCACCCCCAGACTTCCAGACGTTGGGATTTGACCCCTTCTCAG AGGAGGCGGTGGAGGAGCTGGAAGGCATCCTTCGGCTGTTGCTGGGGGCGTCAGTGCag TGTGAGCACCGTGAGCTCTTCATCCGGCACATCCAGGGCCTCAGCCTCGAGGTCCAGAGTGAGCTGGCTGCTGCCATCCAGGAG GTGACCCAGCCCGGGGCGGGCATGGTGCTGGCCCTGGCTGGGCCTGAGCCTGGGGAGCTGGCACCTCCGGAGCTGGAGATGCTGTCCCGGAGCCTGATGGGGACACTACTGAGACTGGCGAGGGAGCGTGATGTGGGGGCCCAG CGGTTGGCTGAACTGCTGCTGGAGCGAGACTCGGCCCCCTTATTGCCTGAGGCTCCTTCTAGGACTGCCCCGGAGGGCCCGTCACACCACCTGGCCCTGCAGCTGGCCAACAGCAAGGCACAGCTGCGGCGCCTGCGGCAGGAGCT GGAGGAGAAGGCCGAGCTGCTGCTAGACTCCCAGGCGGAGGTGCAGGGCTTGGAGGCTGAAATTCGCAGGCTCCGCCAGGAG GCCCAGGCGCTGTCGGGACAGGCCAAGCGGGCCGAGCTGTACCGCGAGGAGGCGGAGGCGCTGCGGGAGCGGGTGGGCCGCCTGCcccgcctgcaggaggagctgcgGCGCTGCCGCGAGCGGCTGCAGGCGGCCGAGGCCTGCAAGGGCCAGCTAGAG GAGGAGCGGGTGCTCTCAGGGGCTCTGGAGGCCTCGAAGGCGCTgctggaggagcagctggaggccGCTCAGGAGCGCTGTGCTCGGCTGCATGAGACTCAGCGCGAGAACCTGCTGCTGCGGACCCGGCTGGGGGAGGCCCACGTG GAGGTGGACTCTCTGCGGCATCAGGTGGACCAGCTGGCAGAGGAGAACGTGGAGCTGGAACTGGAGCTTCAGCGGAGCCTGGAGCCCCACCCAGGCTCTCCTGGGGAGG CACCCCTGCCAGGAGTGACCCTCTCGCTGCATGATGaagtgagggaggcagaggctgggcgGCTGCGGACCCTGGAGCGGGAGAACCAGGAACTCCGAGGCCTGCTACGGGTGCTGCAGGGGCAGCCAAGGGGCCAG CCCCCCCTGCTGGAGGAGCAGAGTGAGGACTCCATGGATCCAGAGCTGGATGCTGCTCCCCAGTCTTGTCCGGGCTCAGACCACGGCCCCGAGGGCTTGGTTGGCCAGGGAGGGGATGAAGGCCCCcaggccttggacctggctcccCCGGCATCAGACTCAGCCCTCGAGGGCTTAGCCGAGTGTCCCCAGGCATCTGATTCGGACCCACTGGTGATGGAGAGGCCCCTCCAGACAGCTGCCATGGCCCCCCAGACCCCAGACTTGACGCCCCAGGAGTCAGGCCCCGCTGCAGAGACACAGGAGTACCTGGAGAAGGCTGGCTGTGGAGCTCCTCTCCAGACCCCTGCCTCTGTGGCCCCACCTCAGGGTCCAGAGATGGAAGTTCAGGCCCAGCTGTTGCTGGGAGGAGAGACTGAGGAGTTGGTGCCCGAAGCCCAGGGGCCGAGACAGGAGGGCAAGCCCGGCCCCTCGGACCCCAGCCTCTGTGTGCAGTTGGAGGAGCAGGAGACCTCAGGCCTGGGGCTGGACCTACCCCAGGAGCAAAGAGAGGCCGGAGAGCAGGAACAGAGGCTGGAGGGGACAGTTGGAGACCCAGCCCAGCCAAGAccacagcagaagcaggaaggggcccctgaggcccaggcctgggaggggccGATCCCGGAGGAGATGTTGGTCAGTCGTGTCACAGAGCAGGAGGCCCTCAAGGAGGAGGTGGTGCGGCGAAGGAGAGAGGCCGAGGCCCTGCGAGCTGAGCTGGAGGCCCAGGCCCGGAGGCTGGAGGCCCGAGGCGCGGAGGCCGCCCGCCTCTCCGAGGAGCTGGCTCGGGCGCAGAGGGCAGAGGCCGAGGCCCACCGGGAGGCGGAGGCTCAGGCCCAGGAGCAGGCCCGGCTGCGGGAGGCCGTGGAGGCGGCTGGCCGAGAGCTGGAGGCCGCCTCTCGGGAGCGTGAGGCGCTGGCCGAGGCGCTGGCCGCTGCGGGCCGCGAGCGGAGGCAGTGGGAGCGCGAGGGGCCCCGGCTGCGGGCCCGGGCCGAGGCCGCCGAGGCGCGGCTGCATGTGCTGGAGGGCGAGGGCCGCGGGCACCTGGAGGAGGCTGAGCGGGAGCGCCAGCAGAAGGAGGCTCTCCAGGAG GAGCTGGAGAAGGCCGTGGTGcggggccaggagctggggacccGGCTGGAGTGTCTGCAGAAAGAGCTGGAACATGCGGCTCTGGAGCGCCAGGAATTTCTGCGGGAACAAAAGTTCCAGCACGAGAG GTACCAGGGCCTGGAGCAGCGGCTGGAAGCTGAGCTGCGGGCGGCCGCCACCAGCAAGGAGGAGGCGCTGATGGAACTCAAGTCGAGGGCCCTGCAGTTGGAAGAGGAGCTGTTCCAG CTGCGCCAGGGCCCTGTGGGGCCGGGGCCCAAGGATCGTGGTGAGCCGAGGAGCGTGGAGGCCCAGAGGGGGCGGCTCATCGAGGTGGAGCGCAGC AATGCAACGCTGGTGGCCGAGAAGGCGGCTCTGCAGGGGCAGCTGCAGCACCTGGAGGGGCAGCTGGGCAGCCTGCAGGGGCGGGCCCAGGAGCTGCTGCTACAGAGCCAGCGGGCGCAGGAGCACAGCAGCCGCCTGCAG GCCGAgaagtctgtcctggaggtacaGGGCCAGGAGCTGCACAGGAAGCTGGGggtgctggaggaggaggtgcGGGCGGCCCGCCAGTCCCAGGAGGAGGCCCGAGGGCAGCAGCAGGCCCTGCTGCGGGACCACGAGGCCCTGACTCAGCTGCAGCGGCGGCAGGAGGCTGAGCTGGAAGGGCTGCTGGCCCGGCACCGCGACCTCAAGGCCAACATGCGGGCATTGGAGCTGGCCCACCGGGAGCTGCAGGGCCG GCATGAGCAGCTGCAGGCCCAGAGGGCCAACGTGGAGGCCCAGGAGCTGGCCCTGCTGGCAGAGCGTGAGCGCCTGGTGCAGGATGGGCATCGGCAGcggggcctggaggaggagctgagaaggCTGCAGAGTGAGCACGACAG AGCTCAGACGCTGCTGGCGGAGGTGTCACGGGAGCGAGGGGAGCTGCAGGGTGAGCGCGGGGAGCTCCGGAGCCGGCTGGCCCGGCTGGAGCTGGAGCGGGCACAGCTGGAGGTGCAGAGCCAGCGACTGCGCGAGTCCAACCAGCAGCTGGACCTGAGCGCCTGCCGGCTGACCACGCAGTGCGAG CTGCTGACGGAGCTGCGGAGCGCCCAGGAAGAGGAGAACCGGCAGCTGCTGGCCGAGGTGCAGGCCCTGAGCCGGGAAAACCGGGAGCTCCTGGAGCGCAGCCTGGAGAGCCGGGACCACCTGCACCGCGAGCAGCGCGAGTACCT gGACCAGCTCAATGCCCTGCGCCGCGAGAAGCAGAAGCTGGTGGAGAAGATCATGGACCAGTACCGCGTGCTGGAGCCGGTGCCCCTGCCCCGGACCAA GAAGGGCAGCTGGCTGGCAGACAAG GGTCCCCATCACTGGCACCCATGCGCCGGGCCCAGAGCTCCCTCTGCCTGCGGGACGAGACCCTGGCAGGTGGGCAGCGGCGAAAGCTCAGCTCACGATTCCCTGTGGCACGAAGCTCTGAGTCATTCAGCCCCGGGGATACCCCCCGGCAGAGGTTCCGACAGCGCCGACCAGGCCCTCTGGGGGCCCCCAGCTCCCATGGCAAAG GACCCGGCGTGGGATGGGATGGCTCCATCGAGACCCTGGCGGAACACGAAGCAGATGCCAACCGAGAGG GCCTCGAGGTGCAGGAACCGGAGAAACGTCCTCTCACCCCTTCCCTCAGCCAGTGACGCCATGTGGATGGGGCGCCCGGCAGGGCAGTCTTCTCACCGCTGCAGTCTCAGCGGGGACCCCAGGCAGCCCAAGAACTTGGGGAGCCAGGGCACCCGGGGCAAGTCCTGGGACAAGGAGGCCTGGGCCCCCGGATCCTGTGCGGCGTGCACTGGGGCCCGGAGATGGAGCCGGGATGAGCTCGAGGACAGGGGACATGGCCGGCCCCCGCGAGCTGCTCCTTGCTGGGGCTCTGGCTCTGCCACGCGGCCCACGCTGAGGAGGCAGTCTCTGGGGGACCCCCCAGCTGAAGGAGGCAGGCCGGAGTGGGCAAGAGAGCCCCCTGCCCGTTCCAGGTGGGGAGTCAAGGACCATGACCTGAGGACTGTGGCCTGggaccctctctga